A genome region from Triticum aestivum cultivar Chinese Spring chromosome 2B, IWGSC CS RefSeq v2.1, whole genome shotgun sequence includes the following:
- the LOC123047392 gene encoding thioredoxin X, chloroplastic yields MASAPSTTASTLAPPLRSPLSFSSSRRLPSAAALPRAAGALLLCRAPAPARGLALARVRCRGAVKLVGEGEFEAEVMQSDLPVLVDFVADWCGPCRLVAPVVDWASEEYEGRLKIVKIDHDANPQIIEKYKVYGLPALILFKDGQEVPGSRREGAINKAKFKDYIEPLLETSNVA; encoded by the exons atgGCATCCGCGCCGAGCACCACCGCGTCCACCCTCGCGCCCCCTCTCCGCTcgcccctctccttctcctcctcccgccGGCTCCCTTCCGCCGCCGCGCTCCCTCGGGCGGCGGGGGCGCTCCTCCTCTGCCGCGCGCCCGCGCCGGCGCGGGGGCTCGCCCTGGCGCGCGTGCGGTGCCGCGGGGCGGTGAAGCTGGTCGGGGAGGGCGAGTTCGAGGCGGAGGTCATGCAGTCGGACCTGCCCGTGCTCGTCGACTTCGTCGCCGACTGGTGCGGGCCCTGCCGCCTCGTCGCCCCCGTCGTCGACTGGGCCTCCGAG GAATATGAGGGGAGATTAAAGATTGTCAAGATCGACCATGACGCGAATCCTCAGATTATCGAGAAGTACAAGGTTTACGGTCTCCCGGCGTTGATCCTCTTCAAGGACGGGCAGGAGGTGCCAGGGAGCCGAAGAGAAGGCGCGATAAACAAGGCCAAGTTCAAGGACTACATCGAGCCTCTCCTGGAGACCTCAAATGTGGCCTGA
- the LOC123047391 gene encoding pentatricopeptide repeat-containing protein At4g33170 → MACQQSRAYAAILQRSAAAAAADPRRIASLHAAILKPGLLACDQFLANHLLIAYFRSPLRPRRHGLRLLDEMPRRNAVSWAAAVSGLAQGGRPREALALFRAMRREGAPPSGFALVSALNASSLVAPAGGAHARQLYALAVRLGFESHAFVLNAFLAAMVRHERLADAVRLFEWASGRCRDVVSWNTLLAGLARRSRTRMWFLWRRMAREGARADGFSFSTVLSGLTADADTTSGLQVHGQLVKSGFGDDVCVGNSLVEMYTKNGALESRARAFAEMPRRDVVSWTEMAAGWLHSGEPAKAIGVLGPMMLEGIRPNNYTLATAANACATLAGPSEGRKVHGYAIRLGEGSDVAVNNALIDMYSKCGLVDTAHRVFRSMRQRPVISWTTMIMGFARNGQPQDAVKVFDDMLLEGVAPNHVTFLCVLHACSQGGFMEEAWIYFRAMTDKFRIEPGEDHYACMVDLLGKAGHIEDAEELISRMPFRPGVLVWQALLGACHLHGNEAAAKRAAEHALALEKEDPSTYLLLSRTLAGRHDWGGAGRSRGLMGDREVMKLPGSTWLQSMPETESAQACTA, encoded by the coding sequence ATGGCGTGCCAGCAGTCCCGCGCCTACGCGGCCATCCTCCagcgcagcgccgccgccgccgccgccgacccccgccgcATCGCCTCCCTACACGCGGCGATCCTCAAGCCGGGCCTCCTCGCCTGCGACCAGTTCCTGGCAAACCACCTCCTCATCGCCTACTTCAGGTCGCCGCTCCGGCCCCGCCGCCACGGCCTCcgcctgctcgacgaaatgccccgCCGCAACGCCGTCTCCTGGGCCGCCGCCGTCTCGGGGCTCGCGCAGGGGGGCCGCCCCCGCGAGGCGCTCGCGCTCTTCCGCGCGATGCGCCGCGAGGGGGCCCCGCCCAGCGGGTTCGCGCTCGTGAGCGCGCTCAACGCCAGCTCGCTCGTCGCCCCCGCCGGCGGCGCGCACGCGCGGCAGCTCTACGCGCTCGCCGTCCGGCTCGGCTTCGAGTCCCACGCCTTCGTGCTGAACGCGTTCCTCGCCGCGATGGTCCGGCACGAGCGGCTCGCCGACGCCGTGCGGCTGTTCGAGTGGGCCTCCGGCCGCTGCCGCGACGTCGTCTCGTGGAACACGCTGCTCGCCGGGCTCGCGCGCCGCTCGCGCACGCGCATGTGGTTTCTCTGGCGGAGGATGGCCCGGGAAGGCGCCAGGGCCGACGGGTTCTCGTTCAGCACCGTGCTCTCGGGGCTGACGGCCGACGCCGACACGACGAGCGGCTTGCAGGTCCACGGGCAGCTTGTCAAGAGCGGCTTCGGCGACGATGTCTGCGTGGGCAACTCCCTGGTGGAGATGTACACGAAGAACGGGGCCCTGGAGTCCCGCGCCAGAGCGTTCGCCGAGATGCCGCGGAGAGACGTCGTGTCGTGGACGGAGATGGCCGCCGGTTGGCTGCACTCCGGCGAACCCGCCAAGGCCATCGGAGTACTCGGtcccatgatgcttgaaggaatcAGGCCGAACAACTACACATTGGCGACGGCAGCCAATGCCTGCGCGACCCTCGCCGGTCCGAGCGAAGGGCGCAAGGTTCATGGATACGCCATCAGACTGGGAGAGGGCTCCGATGTCGCCGTGAACAACGCGCTCATCGACATGTACTCCAAGTGCGGCCTGGTGGACACCGCGCACAGGGTGTTCCGGTCAATGCGGCAGCGGCCCGTCATATCCTGGACGACGATGATCATGGGGTTCGCACGGAACGGGCAACCTCAGGACGCCGTGAAGGTGTTCGACGACATGCTTCTGGAAGGCGTCGCGCCTAACCACGTCACGTTCCTCTGCGTCCTCCATGCATGCAGCCAAGGCGGGTTCATGGAGGAAGCCTGGATATACTTCAGAGCCATGACGGACAAGTTCCGCATTGAGCCCGGCGAGGATCACTATGCCTGCATGGTCGATCTCCTCGGGAAGGCAGGACATATAGAGGACGCCGAGGAGCTGATATCGCGGATGCCGTTCCGCCCCGGGGTTCTGGTCTGGCAGGCGCTGCTTGGTGCCTGCCATCTCCATGGCAATGAGGCCGCAGCGAAGCGAGCTGCGGAGCATGCTCTCGCGCTCGAGAAGGAAGACCCGTCGACATACCTGCTGCTGTCGAGGACGCTCGCGGGTCGGCACGATTGGGGCGGCGCCGGAAGGTCAAGAGGGCTCATGGGGGACAGAGAAGTTATGAAGCTGCCTGGGTCTACCTGGTTGCAGTCCATGCCCGAGACTGAGAGTGCCCAGGCTTGCACAGCATGA